The segment GGAATTTTTTCTCCATATGCTTTAGAAGCAGCTTTTTGAAAATCTTTTACTAATCTATGATCTGGATCAGTATAATAATTCCCTCCACCTTTAATATCTTCTAATGTAGCATCTACTCCAGTTTCTTTTTTAGTTTTTTCAAAAAATTCTCTTAATTCATTTAATGCTTCTTCAAGATCTTCATCTGGTAAAATTCTTAAATCAAATTTTGCAATAGCTTCACCTGGAATAACATTTGTTTTTTCACC is part of the Nitrososphaerota archaeon genome and harbors:
- a CDS encoding M20/M25/M40 family metallo-hydrolase produces the protein GEKTNVIPGEAIAKFDLRILPDEDLEEALNELREFFEKTKKETGVDATLEDIKGGGNYYTDPDHRLVKDFQKAASKAYGEKIPIAAELGGNDGKFISKYGIPVICFGPIRKDCNFHGVNEFVYIEDIVKVRDAIINYCLGKS